A region from the Mycoplasmopsis phocirhinis genome encodes:
- a CDS encoding M17 family metallopeptidase yields MMLFEKINQNRNEDVLLKAVFKEDQKIEHLIEKSQVITEFLHNNEAYVYLDKKDKLTFNTLVKFFAKLSTTLSRNYQFDVDSFTTKNLDAAQVMEAFIRGQYFENAKLFNLKSNQKENKLTLEPYKKDVEPELETKIAKALILAKATNYARNLQVTPPNVLNSEVLAQKIVDDFKEYKNLDVKVLNKKQIEELGMGLLLSVNRGSMYEARVVVIEYNGDPQSQQKTVLVGKGITFDSGGYSLKPSRSMLGMKYDMSGSVVVASALKAIAQLKPKANFAAVMAITDNRVNGDASLPDSVWKSMNGKSVEINNTDAEGRLVLADAITYAVRNLKATRVIDVATLTGAIVVALGHTYSGVWATSDQAWQQLSQAAQNANELVWRMPFDEAFAQNIKKSVVADLKNTDLSGNAGSCSAAMFLKEFTEDVEYIHIDIAGTADINEIPQAPMVKTLTELALLK; encoded by the coding sequence ATTATGTTATTTGAAAAAATAAATCAAAATCGTAATGAAGATGTCTTATTGAAAGCCGTCTTCAAAGAAGACCAAAAAATAGAACATTTAATTGAAAAAAGCCAAGTTATCACTGAATTTTTGCACAATAACGAAGCATATGTTTATTTAGATAAAAAAGATAAATTAACATTCAATACTTTAGTTAAATTTTTTGCTAAATTATCAACAACATTATCACGCAACTATCAATTTGATGTAGATTCATTTACCACAAAAAATTTAGATGCTGCTCAAGTTATGGAAGCATTTATCCGTGGACAATATTTTGAAAATGCTAAATTATTTAACCTAAAATCAAACCAAAAAGAAAACAAATTAACTTTAGAGCCATATAAAAAAGATGTTGAACCAGAATTAGAAACCAAAATTGCTAAAGCTTTAATTTTAGCTAAAGCAACAAATTATGCTCGTAATTTACAAGTTACACCTCCTAATGTTTTAAATTCGGAAGTTTTAGCCCAAAAAATTGTTGATGATTTTAAAGAGTACAAAAATTTAGATGTTAAAGTTTTAAATAAAAAACAAATAGAAGAATTAGGTATGGGCTTATTATTATCAGTTAATCGCGGTTCAATGTATGAGGCTCGTGTAGTTGTTATTGAATATAATGGCGATCCTCAATCACAACAAAAAACAGTTTTAGTTGGTAAAGGAATAACATTCGATTCGGGTGGGTATTCATTAAAACCTTCACGCTCAATGTTGGGAATGAAATACGATATGTCTGGTTCAGTTGTGGTTGCTTCAGCGCTTAAAGCAATTGCTCAACTGAAACCAAAAGCAAATTTTGCTGCTGTTATGGCTATTACTGATAATAGAGTTAATGGCGATGCATCATTACCTGATTCAGTGTGAAAATCAATGAATGGTAAAAGTGTTGAAATTAATAATACCGATGCTGAAGGTCGTTTAGTATTAGCTGATGCAATTACATACGCAGTAAGAAATTTAAAGGCCACTCGTGTTATTGATGTGGCTACTTTAACTGGTGCTATTGTGGTGGCGTTGGGTCACACTTATTCAGGTGTATGAGCTACTAGTGATCAAGCATGACAACAACTTTCACAAGCAGCTCAAAACGCAAATGAATTAGTTTGAAGAATGCCTTTTGATGAAGCGTTTGCTCAAAATATTAAAAAATCTGTAGTTGCTGATTTAAAAAATACAGATTTATCAGGTAATGCTGGTTCATGTTCAGCGGCGATGTTTTTAAAAGAATTTACCGAAGATGTTGAATATATTCACATTGATATTGCTGGAACTGCTGATATAAATGAAATACCACAAGCACCTATGGTCAAAACATTAACTGAATTAGCTCTATTAAAATAA
- a CDS encoding thymidine kinase: protein MNRGNIKGWLEVITGPMFSGKTEELLKRINTLKWAEVNTLVIKPSFDNRFSESELVSRTGARLNSQNVSNSKEILKLWNKNYQAVAIDEMNFFDEDFPQVIEELLKNNVNVLVSGLDLDFLRKPFGIAPHIIAIADEVCKLKAVCVKCKAPAGFSFRKIKSQDLNVLGDAEYEARCRICHMEGEKAKLNNIN from the coding sequence ATGAATAGAGGAAATATAAAAGGGTGATTAGAAGTAATTACTGGACCAATGTTTTCAGGTAAAACTGAAGAATTATTAAAACGTATAAATACATTAAAATGAGCTGAAGTTAACACATTAGTGATTAAACCTTCTTTCGATAATCGTTTTAGCGAAAGTGAGTTAGTTTCGCGCACAGGAGCTCGCTTGAATTCACAAAATGTAAGCAATTCAAAAGAAATATTAAAATTATGAAATAAAAATTATCAAGCCGTGGCAATTGATGAAATGAATTTTTTTGATGAAGATTTTCCACAAGTAATTGAAGAATTATTGAAAAATAATGTCAATGTTCTTGTTTCCGGTTTGGATTTAGATTTTTTAAGAAAACCATTTGGTATCGCTCCTCACATAATTGCAATTGCTGATGAGGTGTGTAAATTAAAGGCAGTATGCGTTAAATGTAAAGCACCAGCAGGTTTTTCATTTCGCAAAATTAAATCACAAGATTTAAATGTTTTAGGAGACGCAGAATACGAAGCACGCTGTCGTATTTGCCATATGGAAGGAGAAAAGGCCAAATTAAATAACATTAATTAG
- a CDS encoding TM2 domain-containing protein has translation MKKSRFLLILLSIFFGYLGIDRFYAGRWGLGLLKLFTGGLFGIMYVVDIFFAIFGLQRDARLERI, from the coding sequence ATGAAAAAAAGCAGATTTTTATTAATTTTATTATCAATCTTTTTCGGTTATTTAGGTATAGATAGATTTTATGCCGGTCGTTGAGGTTTAGGTTTATTAAAATTATTTACAGGTGGTTTATTTGGAATTATGTATGTTGTTGATATTTTCTTCGCAATTTTCGGACTTCAAAGAGACGCTCGTTTAGAGAGAATTTAA
- the rpsI gene encoding 30S ribosomal protein S9: MAQKTVIEYRGLGRRKSSTARVVLKPGEGKFTINKRDAREYLSSDLFLQDASQPLVLTETKGKFDISVNVRGGGLSGQAGAIRLGIARALLLASDSYIAKLKPQGMLTRDARVKERKKPGLRKARRSRQFSKR; this comes from the coding sequence ATGGCACAAAAAACAGTTATTGAATATCGTGGTTTAGGACGTCGTAAAAGTTCAACGGCACGTGTTGTTTTAAAACCAGGAGAAGGTAAATTTACAATTAATAAGCGAGATGCTAGAGAATATTTATCTTCAGATTTATTTTTACAAGATGCTTCACAACCATTAGTTTTAACTGAAACAAAAGGTAAATTTGATATTTCAGTTAATGTTCGAGGAGGTGGTTTAAGTGGCCAAGCAGGTGCTATTCGTTTAGGTATTGCTCGCGCTTTATTATTAGCTAGCGATTCATATATAGCTAAATTAAAACCACAAGGAATGTTAACTCGTGATGCGCGTGTTAAAGAACGTAAAAAACCAGGTTTACGTAAAGCACGTCGTTCACGTCAATTCTCAAAACGTTAA
- the rplM gene encoding 50S ribosomal protein L13 → MRQTTIVNKQNANKKWYVVDAEGQVLGRLAATVASVLRGKNKPTFTPNADMGDYVIVVNAEKVVLIANKENDKIYYHHTGYPGGLKSISAAKLRVKKPTALVQKAIAGMLPHTKLGNKQIKNLFVVAGPEHKHQAQKPESLEVK, encoded by the coding sequence ATGAGACAAACAACAATTGTTAATAAACAAAACGCAAACAAAAAATGATACGTTGTTGATGCTGAAGGTCAAGTTTTAGGACGTCTAGCAGCAACTGTTGCCTCGGTTTTAAGAGGAAAAAATAAACCAACTTTTACCCCTAATGCAGATATGGGTGATTATGTAATTGTTGTTAATGCTGAAAAAGTAGTTTTAATAGCAAATAAAGAAAATGATAAAATTTATTACCACCACACCGGCTATCCTGGTGGTTTAAAAAGTATTAGCGCTGCTAAATTAAGAGTTAAAAAACCAACTGCTCTTGTTCAAAAAGCAATTGCAGGTATGTTACCACACACAAAATTAGGTAATAAACAAATTAAAAATCTTTTTGTTGTTGCTGGCCCAGAACATAAACATCAAGCACAAAAACCAGAAAGTTTAGAGGTAAAATAA
- a CDS encoding aminotransferase class V-fold PLP-dependent enzyme, whose product MKSLKPYFKMSKNITYLDSAALVLKPNSAIKANNNFYTKYSVSTRTSNAPLGIKNTQIINNLRQKIALLLNTNLEQSSIIFTSGTTQSLNIFAKMIQNNITCDDEILISPYNHSSNFIPWIEVAKKTKAKLVVKENLLDYINPKTKIIALSQVTNNFNITHNLEQIFQKAQSVGAYVINDAAQAIIYENVSMLKSHIIAFSANKFYGPTGLGVLAINNDLLKRLQPVDFGGGSVINIDVNNNWTQIPTIDLYEPGTINLAGIYMFNAAIDFFNNYIGYKNTNKILKTLANYAYKKLNTINNIEIYSSVDDHIILFNIKGYDSHDIAHYLGQHNIYVRSGLFCAHYLRNIKNVNSYVRVSLGVYNTKNDINKLVEALKKGGDFLVI is encoded by the coding sequence ATGAAAAGTTTAAAACCTTATTTTAAGATGTCTAAAAATATCACTTATCTAGATAGCGCAGCCCTTGTTTTAAAACCAAATTCAGCAATTAAAGCAAATAACAATTTTTATACAAAATATTCAGTAAGCACAAGAACAAGCAATGCTCCGTTAGGTATAAAAAATACTCAAATCATTAATAATTTACGTCAAAAAATCGCCTTACTTTTAAACACAAATTTAGAACAAAGTTCAATAATTTTTACTTCAGGTACTACTCAATCTTTAAATATTTTTGCTAAAATGATCCAAAATAATATTACCTGTGATGATGAAATTTTAATTTCTCCATATAATCATTCCTCTAATTTTATTCCTTGAATTGAAGTGGCTAAAAAAACAAAGGCAAAATTAGTTGTAAAAGAAAATTTATTAGATTATATTAATCCTAAAACTAAAATTATCGCTTTAAGTCAAGTTACAAATAACTTTAATATTACACATAATTTAGAACAAATTTTTCAAAAAGCTCAATCAGTAGGCGCCTATGTGATTAACGATGCGGCTCAGGCCATAATTTATGAAAATGTTAGCATGCTAAAATCTCATATAATTGCTTTTAGCGCAAACAAATTTTACGGACCCACTGGTTTAGGAGTTCTTGCAATTAATAATGATTTGTTAAAGCGATTACAACCAGTTGATTTTGGTGGTGGTTCAGTAATAAATATTGATGTAAATAATAATTGAACACAAATCCCAACAATAGATTTATATGAACCTGGAACTATTAATTTAGCAGGTATATATATGTTCAACGCAGCAATAGATTTTTTTAATAATTATATAGGTTACAAAAATACTAATAAAATTTTGAAAACTTTAGCAAATTATGCATACAAAAAACTTAACACAATTAATAATATTGAAATATACTCATCAGTAGATGACCATATAATTTTATTTAATATTAAGGGTTATGATTCACACGATATTGCCCATTATTTAGGTCAACACAATATTTATGTACGTTCAGGTTTATTTTGTGCCCACTATTTACGAAATATAAAAAACGTAAATTCTTATGTGCGTGTTTCACTGGGAGTATATAATACAAAAAATGACATCAACAAATTAGTTGAGGCACTAAAAAAAGGAGGTGATTTCCTTGTCATATAG
- a CDS encoding iron-sulfur cluster assembly scaffold protein: protein MSHYTQPRYKKNLAGEKFIKYGQTCADYLEFKYTLDENKIINLHFDAKGCAFMIASTDLLIEHFIGKNKEQILNFIDKYENFIKNGGNEQLENELGKLAIFKNVNEHPNRYFCATLFSSAIKEKLNE, encoded by the coding sequence ATGTCACATTATACTCAACCCCGTTATAAAAAAAATTTAGCAGGTGAAAAATTTATTAAATATGGACAAACATGTGCAGATTATTTAGAATTCAAATATACACTGGATGAAAATAAAATTATAAACTTACATTTTGACGCTAAAGGTTGTGCTTTTATGATTGCTTCGACAGATTTATTAATAGAACATTTTATTGGTAAAAATAAAGAACAAATATTGAATTTTATTGATAAATACGAAAATTTCATTAAAAATGGCGGCAATGAACAATTAGAAAATGAACTGGGTAAATTGGCGATATTTAAAAATGTTAACGAACACCCAAATAGATACTTTTGTGCTACATTATTTTCAAGTGCTATTAAAGAGAAATTAAATGAATAA
- a CDS encoding Y-family DNA polymerase, whose amino-acid sequence MNNIIFHIDFDSYFASAHRVLNPQYENKPIAIADNKKRSIACSVSYELKNKGAKSGWPNYKILQVEPRTIFIKPDFNLYVKLSTKIFEYLAQNYTKKIEVYSIDECWMDVSDITNLNDAEQLALKIQQQIKQKFRIPISIGISFNKFIAKLSTNLAKPFGVLLTKFSDIKNRIWPLDIEEYFGIGKSTATKLRNVGINTIGKLAARNKYDHDLYEIFKSQTSVFIEEAKGNGKIGLNYARNELKSIGNELTFLSIDLDDRTELLKILYQLSLKVSTRAINRNMLGYSVTVSLRSIEKVWRRKQLTLKHPINAADEIYKNGTNLFNQLFKEQMIRGIGIKLSQLVNEFDIGKPQSLFEDQKTPDTNKLKILVDDLNKKIRKKVLKTGIEFEKDKVKENVQNRYLKNDREEN is encoded by the coding sequence ATGAATAATATAATTTTTCATATTGATTTTGATTCATATTTTGCGAGTGCTCACCGAGTTTTAAATCCCCAATATGAAAATAAACCAATTGCTATTGCTGACAATAAAAAAAGGTCAATTGCTTGTTCAGTTAGTTATGAACTAAAAAACAAAGGAGCCAAAAGTGGTTGACCCAATTATAAAATTTTGCAAGTGGAGCCACGAACTATTTTTATTAAGCCAGATTTTAATTTATATGTAAAATTATCTACAAAAATTTTTGAATATTTAGCCCAAAATTATACAAAAAAGATTGAAGTTTATTCAATAGATGAGTGTTGAATGGATGTTAGTGATATTACTAATCTTAACGACGCCGAACAATTGGCACTCAAAATTCAACAACAAATAAAACAAAAATTTAGAATACCTATCTCCATAGGAATTTCATTTAATAAATTTATTGCTAAATTGTCTACAAATCTTGCTAAACCTTTTGGTGTTTTATTAACAAAATTTAGTGATATTAAAAATCGTATTTGACCTTTGGATATAGAAGAGTATTTTGGCATTGGAAAATCAACTGCGACAAAATTAAGAAATGTCGGAATAAATACAATCGGTAAATTAGCGGCAAGAAATAAATATGATCATGATTTATATGAAATTTTTAAATCGCAAACATCAGTATTCATTGAAGAAGCAAAGGGTAATGGTAAAATTGGTTTAAATTATGCCCGTAATGAATTAAAATCAATTGGAAATGAACTGACTTTTCTTTCTATTGATTTAGATGATAGAACAGAATTGTTAAAAATTTTATATCAGTTGAGTTTGAAAGTTTCAACAAGAGCAATAAATCGTAATATGTTAGGTTATTCAGTAACTGTATCATTAAGAAGTATAGAAAAGGTATGAAGGCGCAAACAATTAACACTTAAACACCCAATAAATGCCGCAGATGAAATTTACAAAAACGGCACTAATTTATTTAATCAACTTTTTAAAGAACAAATGATAAGGGGAATTGGTATCAAACTTTCTCAACTTGTTAATGAATTTGATATTGGTAAACCCCAAAGTCTTTTTGAAGACCAAAAAACTCCTGATACAAACAAACTAAAAATTTTAGTTGATGATTTAAACAAAAAAATTAGAAAAAAAGTTCTAAAAACCGGAATCGAGTTTGAAAAAGATAAAGTCAAAGAAAATGTCCAAAATCGTTATTTAAAAAATGATAGAGAGGAAAATTAA
- a CDS encoding nicotinate-nucleotide adenylyltransferase, protein MKIGLYGGSFNPIHNGHIEIAKFAYEKLNLDKLIFIPAATNPFKKKQKNAPDNHRQKMIELALENCSQNFEISLFELKKGGLSYTYQTIRYFAHKYSNDQLYFIIGSDSLPSLHKWEYIEEITKTAQFIVFKRDKNIDKKNIKKFNIIQLNNPIYVESSTKIRQGVLDFTPQKVNEYIGQNKLYAHEIVHSTLSAKRAKHSVAAAEFAAKLAKANGLKYNQGYYAGLFHDICKEVEENSMREFISSFGLNGFDTHEFPWHKLHQISGALWVKNIYKINDNDIVKAIACHTTLKLEQLSTLDKILFIADKICDGRAFTGVQKLRKLALENLDEGFREVVRVNYQYNIEKGVKFSDEANKIYQKYLG, encoded by the coding sequence ATGAAAATAGGTTTATATGGAGGTAGCTTCAATCCAATACATAATGGTCATATAGAAATAGCTAAATTTGCCTATGAAAAATTAAATTTAGATAAATTAATATTTATTCCAGCAGCAACTAACCCCTTTAAGAAAAAACAAAAAAATGCGCCAGATAATCATCGCCAAAAAATGATTGAACTTGCACTTGAAAATTGCTCTCAAAATTTTGAAATAAGTTTATTTGAATTAAAAAAAGGTGGTTTAAGTTATACATATCAAACAATTAGATATTTTGCTCATAAATATTCTAATGATCAACTTTATTTTATTATAGGTTCAGATTCTTTGCCAAGTTTACATAAGTGAGAGTATATAGAAGAAATCACTAAAACTGCCCAATTTATTGTGTTTAAAAGAGATAAAAATATAGATAAAAAAAATATAAAAAAATTCAATATTATTCAGTTAAATAATCCAATTTATGTAGAATCTTCAACTAAAATCCGCCAAGGTGTTTTAGACTTTACACCCCAAAAAGTTAATGAGTATATTGGTCAAAATAAATTATATGCTCATGAAATTGTACATTCAACCTTGAGTGCTAAAAGAGCAAAACATTCTGTAGCAGCAGCTGAGTTTGCGGCTAAATTAGCCAAAGCTAACGGCCTTAAATATAACCAAGGTTATTATGCTGGTTTATTTCATGATATTTGTAAAGAAGTTGAAGAAAATTCAATGAGAGAATTTATTAGTTCTTTTGGCTTAAACGGTTTTGACACACACGAATTTCCTTGGCATAAATTACACCAAATCAGTGGTGCACTTTGAGTGAAAAACATCTATAAAATAAACGACAATGATATAGTTAAAGCAATTGCGTGTCATACAACTTTAAAATTAGAGCAATTAAGTACGCTAGATAAAATTCTTTTTATTGCGGATAAAATTTGTGATGGTCGAGCCTTTACAGGTGTACAAAAATTGCGCAAATTAGCTTTAGAAAATTTAGATGAAGGTTTTAGAGAAGTAGTGCGAGTGAATTATCAATATAATATTGAAAAAGGTGTTAAATTTAGTGATGAAGCAAACAAAATTTATCAAAAATATTTAGGTTAA
- a CDS encoding pseudouridine synthase produces MQKQKLQKFIAHSGFASRRQAEKLIAEKKVLVNGNIAKIGDWVSINDIIKINNKQIIKKEDKLVYYVLNKPTKTISSVKDQFNRQNVINLVPNDIRVVPVGRLDYNTTGVMILTNDFELVNKLTHPKYEIPRTYRARINEPLTYKEFMLLNKGVNVNGKISHQIVDQVENKSYMITLHVGSYHHVKKLFESVNKKVINLKRVSYANINVQKMPEGTYRNLTNKEIKDLKNIIRIQEQKLTTKQ; encoded by the coding sequence ATGCAAAAACAAAAATTACAAAAATTTATAGCTCATAGTGGTTTTGCAAGTCGGCGTCAAGCTGAAAAATTAATCGCCGAAAAAAAAGTATTAGTCAATGGTAATATAGCTAAAATCGGCGATTGAGTTTCAATAAACGATATTATTAAAATCAATAATAAACAAATAATTAAAAAAGAAGATAAGTTAGTTTATTATGTTTTAAATAAACCAACTAAAACAATTTCTAGTGTTAAAGATCAATTTAATAGACAAAACGTAATCAATTTAGTTCCTAATGACATCCGTGTTGTACCTGTTGGTAGATTGGACTATAATACCACCGGAGTAATGATTTTAACTAACGATTTTGAATTAGTTAATAAACTTACACACCCAAAATATGAAATTCCTAGAACATATAGGGCTAGAATAAATGAACCACTAACTTATAAAGAGTTTATGCTTTTAAATAAAGGGGTGAATGTCAATGGTAAAATTTCACACCAAATAGTAGATCAAGTCGAGAACAAAAGTTACATGATAACTTTACATGTTGGTTCCTATCATCATGTTAAAAAATTATTTGAATCAGTTAACAAAAAAGTTATCAATTTAAAAAGAGTTTCATACGCGAATATCAATGTCCAAAAAATGCCCGAAGGAACATATCGTAATTTAACAAACAAAGAAATTAAAGATTTAAAAAATATTATTAGAATACAAGAGCAAAAATTAACAACAAAACAATAA
- a CDS encoding DEAD/DEAH box helicase — MQQVAVNLALDSDDTNIKSVNGPPGTGKTTLLKDIFAELVVKQALEICKLGNKHIDEKIDLEIQNYKIAKVPEQIANKGIVVASSNNAAVQNIVKELPRIHEIDNQNQIPKYKHKTLKDLIIEADYFYNISNSQLQQTSKNENWGLFAIEGGKQQNTELMMSIIDKVFDCFQEYEPDARIYTQFIQEYNNVKRFKNDIQNYSNKLKNIEQDKVKIVNNSSFQKVKYAQISDNDFEKIQLTLQQQISNIEQNINNLIDKKTQIKQNIDSLNIQKPNGLIRLFKRKLFKDLEQQEQEYAIELLKIDKEIKNENELVKNYKKELNKFVQILNKKESIVNLLKTKGIKNLDFTENYNHFHRGNPWFNQEYRILQSNLFILALKVRKQFLYENRFSIKSAKTIWTNQNKIFTKKRSELITQAWNWINLIFPVISSTFASFSRMFQNLAKESIGYLFIDEAGQALPQASVGAIFRSKRLLVVGDPSQIEPVLTLDLKILHSIAQSFDVYNDYFSSTQYLVDQHSEYGYQKADKSWIGIPLWVQRRWLSPMFDISNAISYDDKMVQGKNDNTTGVGEWIDVESKNADDKYVKEQANELINQIIKIQDTDPNKSIYVISPFKNVANRLIKDLDEIGFVQYSNNNKAINVGTVHTFQGKEADVVFLVLGCDDKNTGAANWAVKNPNLMNVAATRARKEFYIIGDKKIFENLGSEVIKKTLTKLTSKS; from the coding sequence ATGCAACAAGTTGCTGTCAATTTAGCACTTGATTCAGATGACACTAATATAAAAAGCGTTAACGGGCCACCAGGCACTGGGAAAACAACATTGCTAAAAGATATTTTTGCCGAATTGGTTGTTAAACAAGCTCTTGAAATTTGTAAATTGGGTAATAAACATATTGACGAAAAAATTGATTTAGAAATTCAAAATTATAAAATTGCTAAAGTGCCTGAACAAATAGCTAATAAAGGAATAGTTGTTGCTAGTTCAAATAATGCTGCTGTTCAAAATATTGTTAAAGAATTACCACGCATTCATGAAATCGACAATCAAAACCAAATTCCTAAATATAAACATAAAACCTTAAAAGATTTGATTATTGAAGCAGATTATTTCTATAATATTTCAAATTCACAACTTCAACAAACAAGTAAAAATGAAAATTGAGGTTTATTTGCTATTGAGGGTGGCAAACAACAAAATACAGAGTTAATGATGAGTATCATAGATAAAGTTTTTGATTGTTTTCAAGAATATGAACCTGATGCACGAATTTATACACAATTTATACAAGAATACAATAATGTAAAAAGATTTAAAAATGATATTCAAAATTATTCTAATAAGCTAAAAAATATTGAACAAGATAAAGTCAAAATCGTTAATAATTCCAGTTTTCAAAAAGTTAAATATGCTCAAATATCAGATAATGATTTTGAAAAAATTCAGTTAACACTCCAACAACAAATTAGTAATATCGAGCAAAATATTAATAATTTGATTGATAAAAAAACACAAATTAAACAAAATATTGATTCGTTAAATATTCAAAAACCAAATGGGTTAATCCGCTTATTTAAACGCAAATTATTTAAAGACCTTGAACAACAAGAACAAGAATATGCAATTGAATTATTAAAAATAGACAAAGAAATAAAAAACGAAAACGAATTAGTTAAAAACTATAAAAAAGAATTGAATAAATTTGTGCAAATTTTAAACAAAAAAGAAAGTATTGTAAATTTGCTTAAAACAAAAGGAATTAAAAATTTAGATTTTACAGAAAATTATAATCACTTTCACCGAGGTAATCCGTGATTTAATCAAGAATACCGAATTTTGCAATCTAATCTTTTTATATTAGCCTTAAAAGTAAGAAAACAGTTTTTATACGAAAATAGATTTAGCATCAAATCTGCAAAAACAATTTGAACTAATCAAAATAAAATATTTACAAAGAAAAGAAGTGAATTAATAACGCAAGCGTGAAATTGAATAAATTTAATTTTTCCAGTAATTAGTTCAACATTTGCTAGTTTTTCAAGGATGTTTCAAAATTTAGCCAAGGAATCAATAGGCTATTTATTTATCGATGAGGCTGGTCAAGCTCTGCCCCAAGCTAGTGTAGGAGCAATTTTTAGGTCTAAACGTTTATTGGTGGTAGGCGATCCTAGTCAAATTGAACCTGTTCTTACATTAGACTTAAAAATATTACACTCAATAGCACAATCTTTTGATGTTTATAATGATTATTTTTCTTCAACACAATATTTAGTAGACCAACATAGTGAATATGGTTATCAAAAAGCAGATAAAAGTTGAATAGGAATACCATTGTGAGTACAACGAAGATGACTTTCACCAATGTTTGATATATCTAATGCAATTTCGTATGATGATAAAATGGTTCAAGGTAAAAATGACAATACAACAGGTGTTGGCGAATGAATTGATGTTGAAAGCAAAAATGCTGATGATAAGTATGTCAAAGAACAAGCAAATGAGTTAATCAATCAAATAATCAAAATTCAAGATACTGACCCTAATAAATCAATATATGTTATTTCGCCGTTTAAAAATGTAGCAAATAGGCTTATTAAAGATCTAGATGAAATTGGATTTGTTCAATATTCAAATAACAATAAAGCCATAAATGTTGGTACAGTACACACGTTTCAAGGTAAAGAAGCTGATGTTGTCTTTTTGGTATTGGGTTGTGATGATAAAAATACAGGCGCGGCTAATTGAGCCGTTAAAAATCCTAATCTAATGAATGTTGCGGCTACGAGAGCAAGAAAAGAATTTTACATAATCGGAGATAAAAAAATATTTGAAAATCTTGGAAGTGAAGTAATCAAAAAAACTCTTACCAAATTAACATCTAAAAGTTAA
- a CDS encoding DHH family phosphoesterase, whose product MDNLNQQFKKFWEYINNSQFITLLTHKNPDGDTIGTSVALKQIIEINSTNIEQVQISGGECPRNLEFLFDAKLDLVRDDFFDKSLKIVVDTSNKKRVFDQRVDVTTSLKLDHHPEEEKFMFGIGGDHWPACGQLLVEMVKSLNLKLNQKAMQALAVAIISDTNNFTQRNISTSTFEAMSFLMSKGLEYKQVLQNLKLNKQEKQIIFDVLKTIQVDGLVSYIVSEQIISNDIVRPLVNSFLDIADSEVCLAVLKSKQGFYRCSIRSHSYFDVSKIANNFGGGGHFHSSGFNIESLSQIKKVIELINKSQ is encoded by the coding sequence ATGGACAATTTAAACCAGCAATTCAAAAAGTTTTGAGAATATATCAATAACTCTCAATTTATTACATTATTAACTCATAAAAATCCAGACGGTGATACAATCGGCACAAGCGTAGCTCTTAAACAAATTATTGAGATTAATTCAACAAATATTGAACAAGTACAAATTTCAGGAGGTGAGTGTCCGCGTAATTTGGAATTTTTATTTGATGCTAAACTAGATTTAGTTAGAGATGATTTTTTTGATAAATCATTAAAAATAGTTGTTGATACCTCAAACAAAAAAAGAGTTTTTGATCAGCGTGTTGATGTTACAACATCACTTAAATTAGACCACCACCCTGAAGAGGAAAAATTTATGTTTGGCATTGGCGGTGATCATTGACCAGCATGTGGTCAATTATTAGTTGAAATGGTTAAAAGCCTAAATTTAAAATTAAATCAAAAAGCAATGCAAGCTTTAGCGGTTGCTATTATTAGTGATACTAATAATTTCACACAACGAAATATAAGTACTTCTACTTTTGAGGCAATGAGTTTTTTAATGTCAAAAGGACTAGAATATAAACAAGTATTACAAAATTTAAAATTAAATAAACAAGAAAAACAAATTATTTTTGATGTGTTAAAAACAATTCAAGTTGATGGTTTAGTTTCATATATTGTTTCAGAACAAATTATTTCCAATGATATAGTACGACCATTAGTAAATTCATTTCTTGATATTGCTGATAGTGAAGTTTGTTTAGCAGTGTTAAAGAGCAAACAAGGATTTTATCGTTGCTCAATTCGTTCTCACTCATATTTTGATGTTTCAAAAATTGCTAATAATTTTGGTGGTGGAGGACATTTTCACTCTTCGGGTTTTAATATTGAGTCATTATCACAAATTAAAAAAGTTATTGAATTGATAAATAAATCTCAATAA